A single bacterium DNA region contains:
- a CDS encoding Xaa-Pro peptidase family protein has translation MNGRLERIRKRMRKMRLDAVIITSRDNVFYVSGFTGSSGNAIITLDKALFVTDSRYTLQAAEQCKGFEVKTHNSSVDAIEFLYEQLQELAIIELRFEPAAVTVDQLRNWRRKMPGIRLRPLKDLLGSLRLVKDESEIQRIIKAVKIVDAAFEHILGFIKEGKTEYEIGLEIEFFIRKQGGEIGFAPIVVSGPRSALPHGQPTNRAIKNGEFLTLDFGAKLDGYNSDITRTVVIGKADNEHRRIYNAVLDAQQKAVEAVKPGVSGCEVDAVARDLLGTQDLAKYFGHGLGHSLGIAVHDGSVLNPNSKEMLASGQVWTIEPGVYIEDFGGVRIEDDVVVTDNGYEILTQSTKQLIEIK, from the coding sequence ATGAATGGTCGCCTTGAGCGAATTCGCAAGCGAATGAGGAAAATGCGGCTCGATGCTGTGATCATCACTAGTCGGGACAATGTATTTTATGTTTCCGGGTTCACAGGTTCGTCCGGAAATGCTATCATCACACTCGATAAGGCCTTATTTGTGACGGATTCGCGTTATACTCTTCAGGCAGCAGAACAGTGTAAAGGCTTTGAGGTTAAAACCCACAACTCATCGGTCGATGCGATAGAGTTTCTTTATGAGCAGTTACAAGAGTTAGCTATCATTGAACTTCGATTTGAACCAGCGGCAGTTACTGTTGATCAATTAAGAAATTGGCGAAGAAAAATGCCTGGCATAAGGCTTCGCCCGTTAAAGGATCTTCTGGGTTCTTTGAGATTGGTCAAGGATGAGAGTGAAATACAGCGAATTATAAAGGCGGTCAAGATAGTTGATGCCGCGTTTGAGCACATATTGGGATTCATCAAGGAAGGAAAGACCGAGTACGAAATTGGACTTGAAATCGAGTTCTTCATTCGGAAGCAAGGTGGCGAAATAGGGTTTGCTCCCATTGTTGTCAGTGGCCCACGTTCAGCGCTACCTCATGGCCAGCCCACCAATCGTGCAATTAAAAACGGGGAATTCCTGACTCTTGATTTCGGAGCTAAGCTTGATGGTTATAATTCCGATATAACGAGAACGGTAGTTATAGGTAAAGCGGATAATGAACACCGGCGAATATATAATGCCGTTTTGGATGCTCAGCAGAAAGCTGTTGAAGCGGTTAAACCTGGAGTGTCCGGTTGTGAAGTGGATGCGGTTGCTCGCGACTTGTTAGGAACTCAGGATTTAGCGAAGTATTTCGGTCATGGTCTTGGTCATAGTCTCGGCATTGCTGTGCATGATGGAAGTGTGTTAAATCCTAATTCAAAAGAAATGCTGGCGTCAGGTCAAGTATGGACCATTGAACCGGGTGTTTATATAGAAGATTTTGGTGGAGTACGCATCGAAGATGATGTTGTAGTAACCGATAATGGGTATGAGATATTGACCCAATCTACCAAACAGTTAATTGAAATAAAGTAG